In Harpia harpyja isolate bHarHar1 chromosome 22, bHarHar1 primary haplotype, whole genome shotgun sequence, a single genomic region encodes these proteins:
- the AP1S2 gene encoding AP-1 complex subunit sigma-2 isoform X3 — MQFMLLFSRQGKLRLQKWYVPLSDKEKKKITRELVQTVLARKPKMCSFLEWRDLKIVYKRYASLYFCCAIEDQDNELITLEIIHRYVELLDKYFGSVCELDIIFNFEKAYFILDEFLLGGEVQETSKKNVLKAIEQADLLQEPRHEYFNVPVY; from the exons ATGCAGTTTATGTTGCTTTTTAGTCGCCAGGGGAAACTGAGACTCCAGAAGTGGTATGTCCCGTTATctgacaaagaaaagaagaaaatcacaaGGGAACTTGTTCAAACAGTATTAGCCCGCAAACCGAAAATGTGCAGCTTCCTGGAATGGAGAGACCTGAAGATTGTCTACAAAAG ATACGCAAGCCTCTATTTCTGCTGTGCTATTGAAGATCAGGACAATGAACTAATAACTCTGGAAATAATTCATCGCTATGTAGAACTTCTTGACAAGTATTTTGGCAGt gtatgtGAACTTGATATCATCTTCAATTTTGAAAAAGCCTATTTCATTCTGGATGAGTTCCTTTTAGGAGGGGAAGTTCAAGAGACTTCCAAGAAAAATGTTCTCAAAGCCATTGAACAGGCAGATCTCTTACAGGAG
- the AP1S2 gene encoding AP-1 complex subunit sigma-2 isoform X4: protein MQFMLLFSRQGKLRLQKWYVPLSDKEKKKITRELVQTVLARKPKMCSFLEWRDLKIVYKRYASLYFCCAIEDQDNELITLEIIHRYVELLDKYFGSVCELDIIFNFEKAYFILDEFLLGGEVQETSKKNVLKAIEQADLLQEKLDSLL from the exons ATGCAGTTTATGTTGCTTTTTAGTCGCCAGGGGAAACTGAGACTCCAGAAGTGGTATGTCCCGTTATctgacaaagaaaagaagaaaatcacaaGGGAACTTGTTCAAACAGTATTAGCCCGCAAACCGAAAATGTGCAGCTTCCTGGAATGGAGAGACCTGAAGATTGTCTACAAAAG ATACGCAAGCCTCTATTTCTGCTGTGCTATTGAAGATCAGGACAATGAACTAATAACTCTGGAAATAATTCATCGCTATGTAGAACTTCTTGACAAGTATTTTGGCAGt gtatgtGAACTTGATATCATCTTCAATTTTGAAAAAGCCTATTTCATTCTGGATGAGTTCCTTTTAGGAGGGGAAGTTCAAGAGACTTCCAAGAAAAATGTTCTCAAAGCCATTGAACAGGCAGATCTCTTACAGGAG AAGCTAGACTCTCTTCTTTGA
- the AP1S2 gene encoding AP-1 complex subunit sigma-2 isoform X2 has protein sequence MQFMLLFSRQGKLRLQKWYVPLSDKEKKKITRELVQTVLARKPKMCSFLEWRDLKIVYKRYASLYFCCAIEDQDNELITLEIIHRYVELLDKYFGSVCELDIIFNFEKAYFILDEFLLGGEVQETSKKNVLKAIEQADLLQESQNEDWGGLSEDIL, from the exons ATGCAGTTTATGTTGCTTTTTAGTCGCCAGGGGAAACTGAGACTCCAGAAGTGGTATGTCCCGTTATctgacaaagaaaagaagaaaatcacaaGGGAACTTGTTCAAACAGTATTAGCCCGCAAACCGAAAATGTGCAGCTTCCTGGAATGGAGAGACCTGAAGATTGTCTACAAAAG ATACGCAAGCCTCTATTTCTGCTGTGCTATTGAAGATCAGGACAATGAACTAATAACTCTGGAAATAATTCATCGCTATGTAGAACTTCTTGACAAGTATTTTGGCAGt gtatgtGAACTTGATATCATCTTCAATTTTGAAAAAGCCTATTTCATTCTGGATGAGTTCCTTTTAGGAGGGGAAGTTCAAGAGACTTCCAAGAAAAATGTTCTCAAAGCCATTGAACAGGCAGATCTCTTACAGGAG AGCCAGAATGAAGACTGGGGAGGTTTGTCTGAGGATATCTTATGA
- the AP1S2 gene encoding AP-1 complex subunit sigma-2 isoform X1, translated as MQFMLLFSRQGKLRLQKWYVPLSDKEKKKITRELVQTVLARKPKMCSFLEWRDLKIVYKRYASLYFCCAIEDQDNELITLEIIHRYVELLDKYFGSVCELDIIFNFEKAYFILDEFLLGGEVQETSKKNVLKAIEQADLLQEEAETPRSVLEEIGLT; from the exons ATGCAGTTTATGTTGCTTTTTAGTCGCCAGGGGAAACTGAGACTCCAGAAGTGGTATGTCCCGTTATctgacaaagaaaagaagaaaatcacaaGGGAACTTGTTCAAACAGTATTAGCCCGCAAACCGAAAATGTGCAGCTTCCTGGAATGGAGAGACCTGAAGATTGTCTACAAAAG ATACGCAAGCCTCTATTTCTGCTGTGCTATTGAAGATCAGGACAATGAACTAATAACTCTGGAAATAATTCATCGCTATGTAGAACTTCTTGACAAGTATTTTGGCAGt gtatgtGAACTTGATATCATCTTCAATTTTGAAAAAGCCTATTTCATTCTGGATGAGTTCCTTTTAGGAGGGGAAGTTCAAGAGACTTCCAAGAAAAATGTTCTCAAAGCCATTGAACAGGCAGATCTCTTACAGGAG